The following are encoded in a window of Citrobacter freundii genomic DNA:
- a CDS encoding DUF4225 domain-containing protein → MSSYGLMNLQREKEKIDRLVYDICSQYFHDPLTRSKYMIEERRVTSYYLDEYRCGKIDFGRAMDGLREYHMTLTKYHMQLRMGSIKLYAIAEREREQHSTLTITLKRVGFISGAMQVIGGFGLCKASLGAACKNYGVPLMIQGTENVWENGYYLLYHEDPKKMPLRYAYRQAAKLLGGDDKDGDIAFSTGDLVLSFSSASTRTLRTDSWKLFRYIQEDYIRSWRTLGAVGGTNELIGDAVSGFTIYQLLGGESTNWAELRE, encoded by the coding sequence TTGAGTAGTTATGGGTTAATGAATTTGCAACGTGAAAAGGAAAAGATTGACCGACTTGTCTATGATATCTGTTCTCAATATTTCCATGATCCGCTTACTCGTTCAAAATATATGATCGAGGAACGTAGAGTTACATCATATTACCTTGACGAATATCGGTGTGGAAAAATAGATTTCGGCAGGGCTATGGATGGATTACGTGAATATCATATGACTTTAACTAAATATCATATGCAATTAAGGATGGGTAGTATTAAATTATATGCAATAGCTGAGCGTGAAAGAGAACAGCATTCTACACTTACCATAACATTAAAACGAGTTGGATTCATTAGTGGAGCAATGCAAGTTATAGGTGGCTTTGGTTTATGTAAAGCAAGCCTTGGTGCTGCATGTAAAAATTATGGAGTTCCTTTAATGATACAGGGGACCGAGAATGTATGGGAAAATGGTTATTATTTACTATATCATGAAGACCCCAAAAAAATGCCTTTGAGGTATGCCTACCGCCAGGCAGCAAAGTTGTTGGGTGGGGATGACAAGGATGGTGATATTGCTTTTTCAACGGGAGATCTTGTTCTTTCTTTCAGTTCAGCCTCAACGCGGACGTTGAGAACAGATTCATGGAAATTATTCCGCTATATACAGGAAGATTATATTCGCAGCTGGAGAACCCTGGGAGCTGTTGGGGGGACTAATGAGTTAATCGGCGATGCAGTTAGCGGATTCACTATTTATCAACTTCTTGGTGGAGAAAGTACTAACTGGGCCGAATTGAGGGAATAA